The following are encoded together in the Chlorocebus sabaeus isolate Y175 chromosome 20, mChlSab1.0.hap1, whole genome shotgun sequence genome:
- the LOC140709407 gene encoding double homeobox protein 4C-like, whose protein sequence is MALPTPGDGALPAEARGRGRRRRLVWTPSQREALRACFERNPYPGIATREELARAIGIPEPRVQIWFQNERSRQLRQHRRESRPWPGKRGPQEGRRKRTAVTRSQTALLLRAFQQDRFPGIATREELARETGLPESRIQIWFQNRRARHPGQGGGAPAHAGGLCDAAPGGCLPAPSPLAFAHTGAWGTGLPAPHVPCAPWTLPPGAFASQGAGAVAPLQPGQAAQAAGIPHPAPAGGDWELSYAALATPEGALSHPQTPRGWPPRPSQWRGDQDPQHHSLPGPCSVGQPGPAGAEPQGQGVLAPPTSQGSPWWGWGQGPQVAGAAWEPQIGAAPPPGPAPREASAGQEQMQAVRAPSPPLQEPGRSSALPSSLLDELLETPEFLQQAQPLLETEAPTELQDVGEPAWLEPLLLSEEEYRALLEEL, encoded by the coding sequence ATGGCTCTCCCGACACCTGGAGACGGCGCCCTCCCGGCGGAGGCCCGAGGACGAGGACGGCGAAGGAGACTCGTTTGGACCCCgagccagagggaggccctgcgAGCCTGCTTTGAGCGGAACCCGTACCCGGGCATCGCCACCAGGGAAGAGCTGGCCCGGGCCATCGGCATTCCGGAGCCCAGGgtccagatttggtttcagaacgagAGATCACGCCAGCTGAGGCAGCACCGGCGGGAATCTCGGCCCTGGCCCGGGAAACGCGGCCCGCAAGAAGGCAGGCGAAAGCGGACCGCCGTCACCCGGTCCCAGACCGCCCTGCTCCTGCGAGCCTTCCAGCAGGATCGCTTTCCGGGCATCGCCACCCGGGAAGAACTGGCCAGAGAGACGGGCCTCCCGGAGTCCCGgattcagatttggtttcagaaccggagggccaggcacccaggccagggtggCGGGGCACCGGCGCACGCAGGCGGCCTGTGCGACGCGGCCCCCGGCGGGTGTCTCCCCGCCCCCTCGCCGTTGGCCTTCGCCCACACCGGGGCGTGGGGAACGGGGCTTCCCGCGCCCCACGTGCCCTGCGCGCCCTGGACTCTCCCACCGGGGGCTTTCGCgagccagggagcaggggccGTCGCCCCGCTGCAGCCCGGCCAGGCCGCGCAGGCAGCGGGGATCCCCCATCCAGCCCCGGCAGGCGGGGATTGGGAACTTTCCTACGCTGCCCTGGCGACTCCGGAAGGGGCGCTCTCCCACCCTCAGACCCCCCGGGGGTGGCCTCCGCGCCCGAGCCAATGGCGGGGGGACCAGGACCCGCAGCACCACAGCCTGCCGGGCCCTTGCTCGGTGGGACAGCCCGGGCCCGCCGGAGCTGAGCCGCAGGGCCAGGGTGTGCTCGCGCCGCCCACGTCCCAGGGGAGTccgtggtggggctggggccaggggccCCAGGTCGCCGGGGCGGCGTGGGAGCCCCAAATCGGGgcagctccacctccggggcccGCGCCCCGGGAGGCCTCCGCGGGGCAGGAGCAGATGCAAGCCGTCCGGGCGCCCTCCCCGCCGCTCCAGGAGCCTGGGCGCTCGTCtgcactcccctccagcctgctggATGAGCTCCTGGAGACCCCCGAGTTTCTGCAGCAGGCGCAACCTCTGCTAGAAACGGAGGCC